A window of the Lactuca sativa cultivar Salinas chromosome 5, Lsat_Salinas_v11, whole genome shotgun sequence genome harbors these coding sequences:
- the LOC111892621 gene encoding FKBP12-interacting protein of 37 kDa, with amino-acid sequence MILSLRESLENCKDNLATCQLELEATKSEIQKWHSAFQNDSYITIARKSKEKGRCVYSNHCKAGTGDIRFKCFFFKTIHIQSVVWELRSQLKPPSMQIRVSIYDQDMVLEPFLLKLKGILM; translated from the exons ATGATTTTATCTCTGCGTGAAAG TCTCGAGAACTGTAAAGATAATCTTGCCACATGCCAa TTAGAGCTTGAAGCTACAAAGTCAGAAATTCAAAAGTGGCATTCTGCATTTCAGAATGACTCCTACATTACAATAg CTAGAAAAAGCAAAGAAAAGGGAAGATGCGTTTATAGTAACCATTGCAAAGCGGGAACAGGAGATATcagatttaaatgtttttttttcaaaactattcATATTCAGTCTGTAGTTTGGGAATTAAGATCACAACTCAAGCCTCCATCAATGCAG ATCCGTGTGTCAATATATGATCAGGATATGGTTCTGGAACCATTCCTGTTGAAATTGAAGGGCATATTGATGTAG
- the LOC111892535 gene encoding protein trichome birefringence-like 16 — protein MKGGGGYFYGLKMRQLSLFFIVFVCASIVVWNWEKTPRLTTLLPPHDQTLHIFPDELKREREHVTEVKQDFKEDKPVVNILPPSLSTNTASLNTRQDESPTTHENHHESNAIIEKSISEGDDDSKPFKPQLIASVTSHTTESAVTEEHIDTPMTNVEKQACNLGKGKWIPADNRPLYSGFGCKQWLSGMWACRLTQRTDFGYEKLKWQPKDCKIDDFTGPEFLKRMQDKTLAFVGDSLGRQQFQSLMCMVTGGEEMPDVEDVGTEYGLIKAEGSTRPDGWAYRFPTTNTTILYYWSASLCDIQPVDPTNHATDYAMHLDRPPAFLQHFLHKINVLVLNTGHHWNRGKLNANKWIMYVNGKPNTNRKIADIGGAKNFTIYSVVRWVNSELPKYPGLKAFLRSISPRHFFNGEWNTGGTCDSTTPGTLEVVQEESSDPVAAGAVKGTEVKLLDITGLSLVREEGHISRYSMRAAPGTQDCLHWCLPGVPDTWNEILFAQI, from the exons ATGAAAGGAGGAGGAGGCTACTTCTATGGGCTGAAGATGAGGCAGCTCTCTCTCTTCTTCATCGTTTTTGTTTGTGCATCGATTGTAGTCTGGAATTGGGAAAAAACCCCTCGTCTCACAACTTTGCTTCCACCTCATGATCAAACATTACATATCTTTCCAG ATGAATTGAAAAGGGAAAGGGAACATGTCACCGAAGTAAAACAAGACTTTAAGGAAGATAAACCAGTCGTTAATATTCTCCCACCATCACTTTCAACAAATACAGCATCTTTGAACACTCGACAAGATGAATCCCCAACAACTCACGAAAACCACCATG AGAGCAATGCTATTATTGAAAAATCCATTTCTGAAGGAGATGATGACTCAAAACCATTTAAACCACAGTTAATAGCTTCAGTGACCTCCCATACAACAGAGTCAGCTGTGACAGAAGAACACATTGACACTCCAATGACTAATGTAGAAAAGCAAG CCTGCAACTTGGGAAAAGGAAAGTGGATTCCTGCTGATAACAGACCTCTGTATTCCGGATTTGGTTGTAAACAATGGTTATCCGGAATGTGGGCTTGTCGCTTGACACAGAGAACTGATTTTGGATACGAGAAGCTCAAATGGCAACCAAAAGATTGCAAAATTGACGATTTCACAGGACCTGAATTCCTCAAAAG AATGCAGGATAAAACCCTAGCTTTCGTCGGCGATTCCTTGGGGCGACAACAGTTCCAATCTCTGATGTGCATGGTAACAGGCGGCGAAGAGATGCCGGATGTAGAAGACGTCGGAACGGAATACGGTTTAATCAAAGCCGAAGGGTCAACCCGACCCGACGGATGGGCTTACCGGTTCCCAACCACCAACACCACCATCCTCTACTACTGGTCCGCAAGTCTCTGCGATATTCAACCCGTTGACCCGACAAACCACGCCACCGACTACGCCATGCACCTCGATCGCCCACCGGCGTTCCTCCAACACTTCCTCCACAAAATCAACGTCCTCGTTCTCAACACCGGCCATCACTGGAACAGAGGAAAACTCAACGCCAACAAATGGATCATGTACGTGAACGGAAAACCTAACACGAATAGAAAAATTGCCGACATCGGAGGCGCTAAAAACTTCACGATCTACAGCGTCGTGAGATGGGTGAACTCCGAGTTGCCAAAATACCCGGGATTGAAGGCGTTCTTGAGGTCGATTTCACCTAGGCACTTCTTCAACGGCGAATGGAACACCGGCGGCACTTGTGACAGTACAACGCCGGGGACATTGGAGGTGGTGCAAGAGGAATCTAGTGATCCGGTGGCTGCCGGAGCTGTGAAGGGGACGGAGGTTAAGTTATTGGATATAACGGGGTTGTCGTTGGTGAGAGAGGAAGGTCATATATCGAGATATTCCATGCGAGCAGCTCCCGGGACGCAAGATTGCTTGCATTGGTGCTTACCTGGAGTGCCTGACACGTGGAATGAAATCCTTTTTGCACAAATTTGA